TTTGGATTTATTTGACATTAAGTTATTTTTTGTTTTGCCTGTTATGGCAATCAAGGCCTCGTATGTTGTCTCTTTCTTGGTGTTAGATACGGGGTCATAAAGATATATAGCCATATATTAACAACTCTCTTTCGCATAATTAACAAAATATATACTTACTCAAAACAAACCGTATTTTAATCCCACGCCAACTTTTCCACCGCATGTTCCAAATCCTGAACCGAAGGCCTGGTGTAGCGTGCCGTGGTATTTAGGTTAGCATGCCCCATCAAGGCAGCTACCCGGTCCAAGCTTTCTCCGGCATCTACAAGCATTTTCCCAAAAGTATGACGGAGCATGTGCGGGGTAACATTTATACCTGCCAATCGCCCGTACCTGCTTAAAACATTCTCGGCGGCCCGGGATGTAATATGTCCATCACGGTGGCCAGGAAACAACCACCCATCTTTCGCCCCGTTTATATATCCCTCCAGAACGCGTCGCACTGTGACATTTAATGGCACCTCCCTGTACTTGCCCCCCTTACCTTCCCAAACCCGGACAAATCCGGAACGTTCACGAAGAACGATATCTTCCCAACGCAATGCCACTACTTCAGATATTCGTAAACCGGCATGCAAAAGAATCATAACCAGAGCTATATCTCTTTTGTTTCCATATTTTTGCACGGTTCTGATTAAAGCTCCCAGTTCCCGCCGGTCAAGCCATCGAGGAGCATTTTTTTGCTCCTGCACCCTTTTAATGCCGGCAGTTGGGATAGCTTGAACTATACCTTCTGCGTAAGCCCAGGTGAAAAAGCTATTTAAAACATCAAGGGCATGATTGATGGTGGCAGGCTTTTTGTTCTTTTCGGCCAATTGACGGCGAAAATCAGCCACATCCAAAGACGTTACAGCGGTTACGTCAAATTGGCCATAGGTCTGCTCGATCCACTTCGTAAATCGTAACAGGGTGCTTAGATAAGAACTAATAGTCCGATGGGAAAGCCCTCTCCCTTGCAAGTATGTTTTATAGTTACCTAGGATCTCCACTATGCTTCCTCCCGTGATTTCCTTATGCGAATAAAAAATACCCCGTTAACTGGAGTATTTTAGTATGCTTATCAGTAATTTTAGGGCTGGTTTCTTCACATAATGCCTCTTATAAAAATTATTTACAGGACAGGCAGAATTCGACAAGCATAGCAGTAGCTTTGTGATAGACTTTTGTGAGCTAAGTGAATCCGAAGGTTAAAAAATCTTGATGACATTTGTGATTCACTGGCACCAATTCTGAGACCATGGATTTTGAGCAATCGTACTTGTCCTCGATCTTTTCCCTTTTTTTGGCGGTCTATTTCAATTACGATGTAATGTATCTTGAAGGGAGATTAAATAATGCGCATATTGTTAATTTCACCAAATCAAGAAAAATTCCCACCTGTTTTTCCACTGGGAATTAGTTATTTGGCGTCTTTTTTAAAAGACCATGGTCATAAAGTTCAGATACTAGATTTTTTTGATGAGAACAATGCATTCGATACTTTGGAAAAAACAATGAGTGATTTTTATCCGGATTTTATAGGTTTTTCCTTGCGTAACATTGATAATTTGGTCTTCAAGGTTCAAAAAGAGTATTACTCACAGTATAAAATTATTATTGATTTTATTAAAGATATTTCCTCCGCACCACTAGTCTTGGGGGGAGCAGGGTTTTCAATTTTACCGGATGAGTTTCTAAAATATTATGATGTTAAATACGGCATTATTGGTGAGGGAGAAATTCCATTTTTAAAATTTATTGAAAAGTACTCAAGGAACGAGGACATAATGAGCATTAATGGGCTGATAATCAACGATAACGGTCAGATTTATTTAAAGGAACAGCGTTATGATTTTCACTTTTTGCATAATATTCAAAATTATATGGTTACAGTAAAGGAATTATTAGATACTTACAGTTCTGATGGTAAACGCATGATAAGTATTCAAAGTAAAAGAGGATGTAATCAAGGCTGTATTTACTGTACCACTTCCTATTTAGAAGGTAAATGCCTGCGTTTACGTTCCCCTAAACTCGTTGGGGATGAGCTTGAACATTTGTATAAAGAGTTAAATGTCGAGGTAATAAGATTTGTCGACGGAGTGTTTAATTATCCTCTTGAACATTCAATGGGTATTTGCCAAGAAATAATTCAACGGAATATAAAAATAGATTGGCATGCCCTCTTTGTACCGTTATTAAAATGTTTGCCCCTCGAATTATTGGTAAATCTTCAGACCTCGGGTTGTAAAATTGTTGATTTTGGTGGAACAGATACTGCTTCACATTTAATGCTGAAAAATATGAATAAATCCTTCACTCAAGAAGATATTATAAAAACTACCCAGCGCTGTAAGGATGCAGGGTTAAAAGTAGCCCATACCTTGTTGCTCGGTGGACCGGGTGAAACAATAGATACAATTAAAGAGAGTTTGGAGTTTATGACACAAGTTAATCCAGATGCATTGTGGGTGAGTTTTGGCATACGAATTTATCCTCATACCCTAATGGAAAAAATAGCAATTGAGCAAGGTGTTATTGGACCAGGGGAAAGCCTATTAACACCAAAGTACTATATTTCTCCAAATCTTAAAAATGTTAATTGGGAGGAGGTTATTTATCCATATGCAAAAGCACATCCAAATTGGGCTTTAACGTGCTTGGCTGATACCTATGCGGAATGGGTTTCGGAAATCACCAAATATACAAGTGCGTTAGTTACAGTTTAAAGATATTATTGGTTATTAATAATCCCAGTATATACATCAACTCCTTAAACTAAGTTTTCTTTCAGGACCAATAAATTGCTCTATATCATGGACTCAAATAACCTTGGTTGCAACCAGTAATTCATCAGCACCACTTCCATGGCCACAGTTCTTTGTGCCACTGCATTTGTCCTAATCGGACCTTGGGAGAATTTTGCCGCTTCAATTTCCTCCCGATACCATTTAGGCTCTTTTTACATTGCAAACAATGATACGTTATTGTTTGCTCCTTGTCGGCTAGCGACTTTCCGGGTTTGAGAGTAAAACAAAGCATGTCCACTATGCTACTCTTTGACTTTGAAATTGAAATTTTAATGCACCTTCGGTCTAAGAAGAAGAACAGGGCAGAATTATCACTATTCGATTCTATCGGAGTCGATAAAGAGGGCAATGAAATTCAATTTATTGATATACTGGGTACCGACTCAGAACTTGTTACAGAAGAAGTGGAAAGTATTCTTGATAAAGAAAAACTATGGAAGCACATCAAAACACTTAGTCCCCAAGAGCGAAAGGTACTGGTAATGCGTTTTGGGTTGACTGATGGAGCCAAAAGAACACAAAAGGATATTGCAAAAAAACTTGGAATTTCCCGTTCTTATGTAAGTAGAATAGAAAAGAGGGCTGTGAACAGGCTGACAGAACAATTTGCGACCCATGTAGGCCAATAGTATTGACAGCCCGATAATCTACTGATAGACTAGTTAAAGTAATTTAATAACATTTATCTCTTATCCGGAGAGGTGGAGGGACTGGCCCTATGAAGCCCGGCAACCAGCTCATTTAGAGTATGGTGCTAATTCCTGCAGAAGAGGGATCTTCTGGCAGATAAGAGGAGACTTTTGCTCAAAAAGCCTCTTCTGTACTCGGAAGAGGCTTTTATTATCGGAGCAGAGCACTTATTTGGAGGTGTATTGATGGCAATTGAAAAGAGTTATGCGGAAATTAACGCTAAAATCAAAGAAGGAAAAGCTGTAGTGGTTACTGCCGAAGAACTGATTTCCATGGTCGATGAAAAAGGGGTTAAAAAAGCAACCGAAGAAGTTGATGTGGTAACTACAGGGACATTTGCCCCGATGTGCTCCTCCGGAGTCTTTTTGAATCTGGGTCATACTACACCAAAAATGAAAATGCATCAGGTTTGGTTGAACAACGTACCGGCTTACGGTGGCATTGCTGCGGTGGATGCATACCTTGGAGCGACAGCTTTACCTGATAATGACCCTTTAAACAATAATTATCCGGGGGAATTCAAGTACGGCGGCGGTCATGTTATTGAAGATTTAGTGGCCAGGAAACCAGTTAGGTTCCGTGCAACCGGTTATGGTACAGACTGCTACCCCCGTAGGGAAATCGAAACGAATATAACCTTGGATGAAATAAACGAAGCCATACTTTTTAATCCCAGAAATGCATACCAAAGTTATAATTGCGGAGTTAATTTAACTTCCCGTACTGTATATACTTACTTAGGCATGTTAAAACCTAATCTCGGAAATGCTCATTACTCCACTTCCGGTCAGTTAAGCCCATTACTTAAGGATCCTAATTTCAATACTATTGGTGTTGGTACGCGTATTTTCCTGGGTGGCGGAACAGGCTATGTAGTGTGGAACGGGACACAGCATTTCCCGGAATTTCTGCAGACCGATTCTGACGGTGAGCAAAAAGGACCGGCCGGAGGTACCCTATCGGTTCTTGGTGACCTTAAACAGATGAAACCGGAGTGGCTGATTGGAACAAGCTATTTGGGATACGGTGCTTCATTAAGTGTAGGGATTGGCATTCCCATTCCAATGTTAAATGAGGAAGTATGCCGAAATGCCGCTATAAAAGATAAGGATTTGTACGCACCGGTTATTGATTACGGTGAGGCGTATCCAAATGCTAAGCCGGGTTACTTAAAATTAGTCAGTTTCGCAGAACTCAAGTCGGGTAAAATTATAGTTAACGGCAAAGAGGTTCCCACTGCCCCGCTCTCCAGTTATCCAAAGGCTAAGCAGATTGCAGCACAGCTAAAAGATTGGGTAGCTAAAGGAGAGTTCATTTTAGGAGAACCTAGTCAACTGCTCCCCTCCTCAGACGCAGGATTAAAAGGGAAACCGTTGAAGGGATAGTCAAAGAGTTAATGCGTTCTTTGGTAAATAAATTTTACGTGGGGAGTGAGGTTGGATGTCACCTAAAAGGATAGTATTACGTTTTGATGCTACAATTGCCGATCAACCTATCATATATCGTCTGGTAAGTGATTTCGGCTTGGTGGTTAATATCATAAAAGCAAATGTAAATCCCCAAAAGGAAGGGACCATGGTCATGGAAATTACGGGAGAAAAGAATAAACAGGGGTTGGAATATTTGCGCGGTCAGGGTGTTCAGGTGCATACTTTGACCGAGAATATTATCCGCAATGAAGAACAGTGTACCAGCTGTGGAGCTTGTACTGCGATTTGTCCTTCCGGAGCCCTTTATCTTAAGCGCCCTTCTATGGAGGTCCATTTTGACAGTGATCAATGTGTTGTGTGTCACCTTTGTACTAAAATTTGTCCGGTAAGGGCCATGGAGGCACATTTTTAATTGGCCGGCGGCGAAGATCGTACCTACCGCCTTTTAAATCGCCAGCAAGACCTGGCTTTTTTCCAAGTTGTGGTGCGGGAGACAGATTTGGATATTGGCGTTGCCAAAGAAAAATTCAAACAGGGGCTGGTGGAAAAGGTCAGAGAAAAGGTTTTAGCTGTTAGACATCAGTTGGAATCATTTATAGCCGACGATCCTTCATTTGCACGGGCAATGTCCCCTTATGGCCCTCCGTCTTCAGCACCGGAAATTGCTATGCTCATGGCTCGGCAATCGTCAAAGGCCGGTGTTGGGCCTATGGCCGCAGTGGCAGGGGCATTCTCTGAAATTGTAGGTCGCTTGGTCAGTCTTTATTCAAGTGAGGTCATTGTTGAAAACGGTGGGGATATTTATTTGCGGAGCTCAAAATCAAGAAACATCGGTATGTTCGCTGCCAGTTCACCTTTCAGCAATCGAATTGCCTTAAAAATAAAACCTTATCAGACACCATTGGGTATCTGTACCTCCTCTGGCACAGTTGGACATTCCACCAGTTATGGAAAGGCTGACGCCGTAATCATACTGGCCCCGTCGGTTCCTTTGGCAGACGCGGTGGCAACTGCATCCGGAAATATGATTAAAGCCCCGGAAGATGTGCATGAGGCGGCAGAGTTTGCTATCAGTGTGCCAGGGGTTACGGGTGTGGTTGCTATCAAGGGTGAAAAGTTAGCCGCGGCAGGCGACGTTGAAATAATACCGTTAAGATAATGCCTATGTAAAAAGAAACCTGCAGATAGTACTTTCATCTGCAGGTTTCTTTTCTTATTAAGATAGTTTGCTCCTGATAGTATTTAATTCAGATTCATCAGTAATAACGTTGCTGATAAATAAAGTGCAATCCTTTCTTGCCAGCCAAATTTCGTTTTTATCTTTAATTGGCTTTCCCTCGTGGGAAAACAGAATCCTCACTGTGGGCTGTGTTGTATAACCAGGGGCAGTTTCTACAACTCCGGCTATTTCTCCGGTATTAAGTTTGACCAGTGTGCCGGAAGGGTAAGCGGCTACATTATATAAAAAGGCATTTATTAAGTTGGAATCAAAAATGAAATCTCCATAATCTCTTAGCATTTCATAAGCCACATAAGGGGCAATGGCCGGCCTGTACACCCTGTCTGCCGTAAGTGCATCGTACATGTCCACGATTCCTGCTACTTGTGCAAACTCGTGTATTTCGTCATTTTTTAAACAATTAGGATACCCCTGCCCGTTAAGACGCTCATGGTGTTGTTGGGCAACAAGGGCCGATAATCTGCTAACATTGTCATTTTTAAGCAATATTTCGTAGCCGAAGTCTGAATGTTGTTGCATTGCCATAAACTCTTCTTCTGTCAATTTGCCGGGTTTGTTTAAAATATGATCAGGAACCTGCGTTTTGCCGACATCGTGGAGCAGGGCTCCCATGGCTAAGTGATAAAGCTTTGCCTTACTGTAACCCAGTTTAATTCCGGTTAATAATGCCAGAACGCACACATTCACAGAATGTCCAAATGTGTATTCGTCTACACTGCGTATGTCTGTGAGGTTAACCACAATATCAGGAGATTCGAGTAGTTGATTAATAATATCCTTAATACCTTTTCCGATGTTCTTCACGCCGATTACATTTTTGGATTCATCTGATTTAATTTCTAAATTAGAATAAAAATTACGTACATTGGTCATGACACTAAACCTGATATCATCGGGAATGACATCATTTACTTCCACATCGGAAAGCAAACCATCATCAATATATATTGCAGGTATACCCATTGATTTCAACCTTTGAATATATCGCCTAGTCAATATTACCCCGGCATTAAGTAGAACGTTCCCTTTACTGTTACATATAGGGCGCCCTACTTTCATGCCCGGTAATGCTAAATCGATAAAAAGTTTCCGCATAAGTGCAGTACCCCTGTTTTAATACAATTACTTTGCTCTTGTTTTTAGACTAATTTCTACATTCGTTAAAAGTCTCCTTCTTAACATGATTAGAAAAATTTATTTTTCCTTGATCTCTGTTTATAGTTATCTCAACACATCTGAAGTTTTTTTTCTACGGTTCAAGTGATGATACTTTATGGCCAGGTAGATGATTACAATTGCAATCGCTACGAAAGGTATTTTCCCTTGTGCTTCTCCGGCCATGTGCTGCCAGTTACGACCAAAAAAGAGACCCAATGAAATGTGAAAACCAGACCAAATAAGAACGAAGATCGAATTATAGAATATAAACTTTCCCCAACTTAGGTGGCTTATTCCGGCCATAAAAGGAGTGAGGTTGCTAACCATGGGGATAAAGCGCCCGACAACTATAAATGCAGCTGAGGACTGCTCCATCCATTTCTGAGCCCGGTTAAAGGACTCATCAGAAATGTGCAAAAATCTGCTGTAGCGCTCTATAACAGGTTTTCCGACATTTTTCCCAAGATAAAATGAAGTACAGGCTCCCAGGGTAAAGCCGGCAACCGTGGCACCGATAACTAAGGCTAGAGGTATTTTTCCTTGCCCGGCAAGGACGCCGGCGAGGATAACCATTAATCCTCCGGGAAAAGGCAGTCCTAAGGCCTCAATAAAAACAGCGGCAAGTAATCCTCCCGCGCCCAAGGTCCCCAGGTAATCTACAATCACATTAAGCAGATCAGTCATTAAAAGATCCTCCTTAGGTATAGCATTTCCTGAGGAGGACTGAATTAAGTATTTTTGGTGAGTATTCAATGGGATCTGAGCGGACTTTTCGAACATCCTTTTTAGCTATTAGAGTACTTTGGCGGGGCCTGCATATATTAAACCCCGTTGCCCGTCTATGGTTACTACTTGCCCGTCTGATAGTTTTTTGGTAGCATCTTCTACCCCTACGATTACCGGTATGCCGAATTCCAAACCCACAATTGCTGCGTGCGATGTCAACCCGCCTACCTCGGTAATAAGTGCGGCAGCCTTTTCAATGGCCGGCATAAATTCGCGCTCTGTGGTGATGGCAACCAGAATATCACCATCTTGCACTTTCTCCACCGCATCTCTAAAAGTCCTTGCAATACGCACTGTGCCGGTTACAGCACGTGCTCCAACCCCGGATCCCCTGGCCAGTATATCTCCTACGGTATGTACCTTAAGTAGATTAGTTGTACCGTGCACGCCTACCGGAACGCCGGCAGTGATGACAATAAGGTCACCGGCACTAATCAACCCCGCTTCTAAAGAAACCTTTACCGCATTAGATATCATGGTGTCAGTATCTTCGGAATGGCTTACCAAAAGGGGTTGCACACCCCAAGCAAGGCTTAGTTTGCGCAATACTTTGGCATGTGGAGTTACCGCTATAATGGGAGCTTTGGGTTTATATTTGCTCACCATTTTGGGTGTATAGCCGGATTCCGTGGAACTGATAATAGCGGCTGCTTCCAGGTCATGAGCAGTGGAACATGTTGCATAACTAATGGCATCTGTTACTGTGCGCGAGAGGTACTTACCTTTGCGCACTAGTATTTCCTTAAAATTAATCGCTTCTTCAGCGCTAATAGCAATGCGAGACATGGTTGCCACTGCCTGCACAGGATACTTTCCGGCGGCAGTTTCCCCGGAAAGCATTACGGCATCAGTGCCATCCAAGATGGCGTTGGCCACATCGCTGGCCTCTGCCCGAGTAGGCCTGGGGTTATCAATCATGGATTCCAGCATTTGAGTGGCAGTAATCACCGGTTTTCCTGCCCGGTTGCATTTATCTATGATTATTTTTTGAATAAGAGGCACTTCTTCAGCCGGGATTTCCACCCCTAAGTCACCCCGGGCTACCATGATACCATCGGCAACTTTTATAATATCATCCAGGTTATTCACTGCTGCCTGGTTTTCTATTTTGGCAATAATATCTAGGTCTGCATCTTCGTCTTCTAAAATTTTTCTGATGATCAAGATGT
The genomic region above belongs to Bacillota bacterium and contains:
- the pyk gene encoding pyruvate kinase, giving the protein MRHTKIVATIGPTSENEETLKEMIKLGLNVARLNFSHGNYDEHLGRINAVRHAAAQAGKCVAILLDTRGPEIRLGVLENEPIYLRTGDKITLTTEDIKGHAEKVSVTYKQLPQDVNAGDSILLSDGLISLKVLEVEKTEIHCEINNGGELRSRKGVNVPGVSVNLPAVTDQDIKDIKFGIANDLDFIAASFVRKPDDILIIRKILEDEDADLDIIAKIENQAAVNNLDDIIKVADGIMVARGDLGVEIPAEEVPLIQKIIIDKCNRAGKPVITATQMLESMIDNPRPTRAEASDVANAILDGTDAVMLSGETAAGKYPVQAVATMSRIAISAEEAINFKEILVRKGKYLSRTVTDAISYATCSTAHDLEAAAIISSTESGYTPKMVSKYKPKAPIIAVTPHAKVLRKLSLAWGVQPLLVSHSEDTDTMISNAVKVSLEAGLISAGDLIVITAGVPVGVHGTTNLLKVHTVGDILARGSGVGARAVTGTVRIARTFRDAVEKVQDGDILVAITTEREFMPAIEKAAALITEVGGLTSHAAIVGLEFGIPVIVGVEDATKKLSDGQVVTIDGQRGLIYAGPAKVL
- a CDS encoding radical SAM protein; amino-acid sequence: MRILLISPNQEKFPPVFPLGISYLASFLKDHGHKVQILDFFDENNAFDTLEKTMSDFYPDFIGFSLRNIDNLVFKVQKEYYSQYKIIIDFIKDISSAPLVLGGAGFSILPDEFLKYYDVKYGIIGEGEIPFLKFIEKYSRNEDIMSINGLIINDNGQIYLKEQRYDFHFLHNIQNYMVTVKELLDTYSSDGKRMISIQSKRGCNQGCIYCTTSYLEGKCLRLRSPKLVGDELEHLYKELNVEVIRFVDGVFNYPLEHSMGICQEIIQRNIKIDWHALFVPLLKCLPLELLVNLQTSGCKIVDFGGTDTASHLMLKNMNKSFTQEDIIKTTQRCKDAGLKVAHTLLLGGPGETIDTIKESLEFMTQVNPDALWVSFGIRIYPHTLMEKIAIEQGVIGPGESLLTPKYYISPNLKNVNWEEVIYPYAKAHPNWALTCLADTYAEWVSEITKYTSALVTV
- a CDS encoding integrase — translated: MEILGNYKTYLQGRGLSHRTISSYLSTLLRFTKWIEQTYGQFDVTAVTSLDVADFRRQLAEKNKKPATINHALDVLNSFFTWAYAEGIVQAIPTAGIKRVQEQKNAPRWLDRRELGALIRTVQKYGNKRDIALVMILLHAGLRISEVVALRWEDIVLRERSGFVRVWEGKGGKYREVPLNVTVRRVLEGYINGAKDGWLFPGHRDGHITSRAAENVLSRYGRLAGINVTPHMLRHTFGKMLVDAGESLDRVAALMGHANLNTTARYTRPSVQDLEHAVEKLAWD
- a CDS encoding UPF0280 family protein gives rise to the protein MAGGEDRTYRLLNRQQDLAFFQVVVRETDLDIGVAKEKFKQGLVEKVREKVLAVRHQLESFIADDPSFARAMSPYGPPSSAPEIAMLMARQSSKAGVGPMAAVAGAFSEIVGRLVSLYSSEVIVENGGDIYLRSSKSRNIGMFAASSPFSNRIALKIKPYQTPLGICTSSGTVGHSTSYGKADAVIILAPSVPLADAVATASGNMIKAPEDVHEAAEFAISVPGVTGVVAIKGEKLAAAGDVEIIPLR
- a CDS encoding DedA family protein, translating into MFEKSAQIPLNTHQKYLIQSSSGNAIPKEDLLMTDLLNVIVDYLGTLGAGGLLAAVFIEALGLPFPGGLMVILAGVLAGQGKIPLALVIGATVAGFTLGACTSFYLGKNVGKPVIERYSRFLHISDESFNRAQKWMEQSSAAFIVVGRFIPMVSNLTPFMAGISHLSWGKFIFYNSIFVLIWSGFHISLGLFFGRNWQHMAGEAQGKIPFVAIAIVIIYLAIKYHHLNRRKKTSDVLR
- a CDS encoding HD-GYP domain-containing protein, producing MRKLFIDLALPGMKVGRPICNSKGNVLLNAGVILTRRYIQRLKSMGIPAIYIDDGLLSDVEVNDVIPDDIRFSVMTNVRNFYSNLEIKSDESKNVIGVKNIGKGIKDIINQLLESPDIVVNLTDIRSVDEYTFGHSVNVCVLALLTGIKLGYSKAKLYHLAMGALLHDVGKTQVPDHILNKPGKLTEEEFMAMQQHSDFGYEILLKNDNVSRLSALVAQQHHERLNGQGYPNCLKNDEIHEFAQVAGIVDMYDALTADRVYRPAIAPYVAYEMLRDYGDFIFDSNLINAFLYNVAAYPSGTLVKLNTGEIAGVVETAPGYTTQPTVRILFSHEGKPIKDKNEIWLARKDCTLFISNVITDESELNTIRSKLS
- a CDS encoding sigma-70 family RNA polymerase sigma factor yields the protein MSTMLLFDFEIEILMHLRSKKKNRAELSLFDSIGVDKEGNEIQFIDILGTDSELVTEEVESILDKEKLWKHIKTLSPQERKVLVMRFGLTDGAKRTQKDIAKKLGISRSYVSRIEKRAVNRLTEQFATHVGQ
- a CDS encoding 4Fe-4S dicluster domain-containing protein, giving the protein MSPKRIVLRFDATIADQPIIYRLVSDFGLVVNIIKANVNPQKEGTMVMEITGEKNKQGLEYLRGQGVQVHTLTENIIRNEEQCTSCGACTAICPSGALYLKRPSMEVHFDSDQCVVCHLCTKICPVRAMEAHF